One segment of Vibrio gazogenes DNA contains the following:
- a CDS encoding SMP-30/gluconolactonase/LRE family protein produces the protein MSFEEALLSPLHQVSGGHIWCEGAAWLQHPGQLLFSDVKKNALYLYHPDSHETELVTDYSHFANGNYPLANGNVVTCEHGRRCLSIRHKDNLALAKVLVDKYDGKRLNSPNDVVERRSDGTIWFTDPPYGILSDAEGYKSESQMVGCYIYCYDPHDDSLTIASTDIQRPNGLVFSPDETTLYVADMSIVDFPTQGLKHLKAFDVHGKVLSQGRLVYQVEHGIPDGMTMDHFGTLYCSSSEGILVLNREMVLVGRIPVPETVSNCTLNHDESTLYITASTSVYAIDLNCQILAEL, from the coding sequence ATGTCTTTTGAAGAGGCGTTGTTATCGCCACTGCATCAGGTTAGTGGCGGTCATATCTGGTGCGAGGGTGCTGCATGGTTGCAGCACCCCGGTCAACTGCTGTTTTCGGATGTAAAAAAAAATGCGCTCTATCTTTATCATCCCGATTCTCACGAGACAGAACTTGTCACGGATTACTCACATTTTGCCAATGGCAACTACCCATTGGCCAATGGCAATGTGGTGACATGCGAACACGGGCGGCGCTGTCTTTCTATTCGGCATAAAGACAATCTGGCACTCGCCAAGGTTTTAGTTGATAAGTATGATGGTAAACGACTCAACTCACCGAATGATGTGGTTGAGCGTCGCTCGGATGGGACGATTTGGTTTACTGACCCGCCATACGGCATTCTTAGTGATGCTGAGGGATATAAATCGGAAAGTCAGATGGTTGGGTGTTATATCTACTGTTATGATCCGCATGATGATTCATTGACGATTGCATCGACTGATATTCAGCGACCCAATGGTCTGGTCTTTTCTCCCGATGAAACAACCTTGTATGTGGCGGACATGTCGATTGTTGATTTTCCAACGCAGGGGTTAAAACACCTGAAAGCCTTTGATGTACATGGAAAAGTGCTCTCTCAAGGACGGTTGGTTTATCAAGTGGAACACGGTATCCCTGATGGGATGACGATGGATCATTTCGGAACGCTCTATTGCAGTTCGTCTGAAGGGATTTTAGTGCTCAATCGTGAAATGGTGCTGGTGGGACGTATTCCAGTGCCTGAGACGGTTTCTAACTGCACGCTGAATCATGATGAAAGTACGTTATATATCACGGCATCGACTTCGGTTTATGCTATCGATCTCAACTGCCAGATATTGGCAGAATTATAA
- a CDS encoding YhcH/YjgK/YiaL family protein: protein MLACHFHASDYRALLPALFVRAIDYVTTQDLNALDSGRHTIPEIDPDDAFFMILDYQTTAESPVGPEFHHKYCDVQFIIQGEEQFGWTELTDEQHQQLSHDYHYDQQKDICFFDQQLVTLSYATMSHDQFYLFTPRTAHMPNLSVTTTSQVRKVVIKIKYPA, encoded by the coding sequence ATGCTCGCTTGCCATTTTCATGCCTCTGATTATCGTGCTTTGTTACCTGCGCTCTTTGTCCGTGCGATTGACTATGTGACGACCCAAGATTTAAACGCTCTCGATTCCGGACGTCACACCATTCCCGAGATCGATCCGGATGATGCTTTTTTTATGATCCTCGATTATCAAACAACGGCAGAAAGCCCGGTAGGCCCTGAGTTTCATCACAAATATTGTGATGTTCAGTTTATTATTCAGGGAGAAGAACAGTTTGGCTGGACTGAATTGACCGATGAACAACATCAGCAGCTATCGCATGACTATCATTATGATCAACAAAAAGATATCTGTTTCTTTGATCAACAACTGGTGACACTCTCTTATGCAACCATGTCTCATGATCAGTTTTATCTGTTTACACCGAGAACGGCCCATATGCCGAATCTCTCGGTCACCACGACATCACAGGTTAGAAAAGTTGTGATTAAGATTAAGTATCCGGCTTGA